The Pristiophorus japonicus isolate sPriJap1 chromosome 8, sPriJap1.hap1, whole genome shotgun sequence genomic sequence GCACTTCATCTCCATCCTAGGGAAGTGCTTTGACTCGCCCTGGACCAcccgcgcactgtcggaggtttcgGGCGAAAATCCCGAGGAGAAGGACAACAAGAGCTGCCCCAAGACCAACCTGGTCAAAGTGGCACCCAGCGTGGCCAATTCGGAGAGCAACCTGGTGAAGACGCAGTCGCTGCGGTCCATTCCCGAGAAGATTGTGGTGGAGAAGCCGACCGTCAGCGCCCTGGACAAAAAGGAAGGCGAGCAGGCCAAGGCCCTGTTCGAGAAGGTCAAAAAGTTCCGACTGCACGTCGAGGAAGGCGACCTCCTGTATTCCATGTACGTGCGTCAAACCATCATCAAAGTCATTAAGTTCATTTTCATCGTCGCCTATAACAGTATCCTGGTCTCCAAGGTCAACTTCACGGTGGACTGCGAGGTGAACATTCAGGAGATGACTGGCTACTGTAAGTTCTCCTGCAACCACACCATGGCTCACCTCTTCTCCAAGCTGTCCATTTGCTATCTGTGCTTTGTCAGTGTCTATGGCCTGACGTGCCTCTACACGCTGTACTGGCTGTTTTACCGATCCCTCAAGGAGTACTCCTTTGAGTACGTGCGGCAAGAGACGGGCATCGACGACATCCCGGACGTCAAGAACGACTTTGCCTTCATGTTGCACCTGATCGACCAGTACGACCCGCTGTACTCCAAGAGATTCGCCGTCTTTCTGTCGGAGGTCAGCGAGAATAAGCTGAAGCAGCTGAACCTGAACAACGAGTGGACGCCGGACAAGCTGCGGCAGCGGCTGCAGACCAGCGCCCAGAACCGGCTGGAGCTGCAGCTTTTCATGCTGTCCGGGTTGCCGGATACGGTCTTTGAGCTGACCGAACTGCAGTCCCTGAAGCTGGAGATAATCAACAATGTCACCATCCCAGCCACCATTGTGCAGCTTGAGGACCTCCAGGAGCTGTCTCTCTACCAGTGCTCGGTCAAGATCCACAGCGCCGCTCTGGCGTTCCTGAAGGAGAATCTCAAGGTGTTGCGAGTCAAGTTTGACGATATCCGGGAGCTGCCGCACTGGATGTATGCGCTGAAGAGTTTGGAGGAGTTGCACCTCCAAGGCTCTCTGAGCCCCGACCTCTCCAAGAACGTCACGTTGGAGTCCCTGCGGGAACTCAAGAGTCTCAAGGTTCTTTACATTAAAAGTAACTTGACCAAGATCCCACCGCCAATCGTGGAGACTTCGAGCCACCTGCAAACACTGTGCATTCAGAATGACGGCACCAAGTTAGTGATGCTCAACAGCTTGAAGAAAATGGTCAACCTGACTGAGGTGGAACTTATTCACTGCGACCTGGAGCGCATACCCCACGCCGTCTTCAGCCTGACCAATCTCCAGGAGCTTGACCTGAAGGAAAACAATCTCAAATCCGTCGAGGAAATTATCAGCTTTCAACACTGCCGCAAACTCACGTGCCTGAAGATGTGGCACAACAGTATAACTTACATCCCGGAGCACATCAAGAAGCTGTCCAGCCTGGAGCGCCTTTACTTCAACCACAACAAGATCGAGGTCTTGCCTTCGCAccttttcctgtgcaacaagcTGCGGTCCCTGGACCTGGGTCACAACGACATTCGCTTCATCCCCCCCGAGATCGGGGTCCTCCAGAGCCTGCAGGACTTCTCCATCACCGGCAACAAAGTGGAGAGCCTGCCGGACGAGCTGTACTTTTGCAAAAAGCTCAAGACGCTCAAAATCGGGAAGAACAACCTGTCGGTGCTGTCGCCAAAGATCGGCAACTTGGCGCTGCTGACGCTGCTGGAACTGAAGGGCAATCACTTCGAGGCCCTGCCGCCGGAGCTGGGGGCGTGCCGGGCACTGAAGCGCAGCGGGCTGCTGGTGGAGGACACCCTGTTTGACGTGCTGCCTTCTGATGTCAGGGAACAAATGAAAACCGAATAGAGTGTTGTCAAAAGGGCAAGCTCAATTTCAGCCATATTGTTACCACTTTTAAGGTCGCGTGACCCTGGTGGGTGAGTCTGTGGTGAGCTGGCTGTGTTTCTCTTTGTTTGTTTGCTTGCTTGTTTTGCTTTTAAATGTGTCTAATTCCAGAGTTACTGCCAACATTTTTACATTAACCTTGTATTTTATAATCTTTGTTTTTTAGCTATGCTGTATGAAACAACAGATGGAATTGGTGATGATTCAGTAGTTAGTGTCTCGCCTGTATTACAGTTACAAATCTCAAACAAGTGGGCTATGGAAATTCTGGATTAGAGCCAGGGGAAACTTACCATAGCAGACCATTGCCTTTATGCACTGAAAAACAAAGCGTGCAGATACGACTGACAGAAATCTCTGTGTGACGATACGACCAgccttttttaaatatataaaatatatatatatatatctaaaatCAGAACTCTGTTCTCAGTAAACAGGGGTCAGACAAAATGGTGGTTCTTTCCAAATTTATTTCTTTAACAACAAAAAAATCAATTGAAAAAATGTGCCTTTTGAAGGGTGTTAATACCCGAAACTGCTGCACAAGCAGGTATAACATGCCACTAAGCTGAGCAAAGGATACCACAAACTGATGTAGATGCTCATTGCttatcatttattcaatgcaacgtACTCGCAGGGAAACTAGCTTTTGCACTAAAGCAGAGATACAAAAGGATTGTGTAACCCAACATGAGCTACTGCTAGCTGATGGGACACTGCGTGGGGGGAgatcctgggggggcgggggggggaccaTTATGCCTCGATGTCACTTATTTAGAACATACCTATATTTGGAGACTGCAGTGGAACTAAGGCTAAGAATGTAGCTGGGAACTGCAGTATGCTGGTGCATAGACTTGTCAATTTGAACTACATATATACAGTGTATAGGGCAGTGGACGACTGTGACTGAGTTAAAATGTAGCATTGTAATATAGTGGCTATGGTGTTGTAGAACATGGGAGATTGAACTGCTGCTAAAGAGCTGAGGGTAAAAAAAGTGTAttcaatatattatatatatatacacaaggaATGTTTGTACAATTATATGGAGATGCGTAGGTGCAGTATGATGCAGTTGAATAGGTAATTAGGAGGATAGTGACAGGAGTTAAAGGTATATGGCCTCACACTGGCCGTGTGACAGGTTATTTTTAAACAGAATACTAAAAGAAGCACTATACacttatgtatgtatatatattatACAATTACTTATTTTATTTGTTGGGGAGATGGTAATTTAGAAATTAAGTTTAAAAATATAAGTTTGCCATTATATGACACCTGCCAATCTGAGATTACTGGGCGTAGATCATAATATGTGCCCGCAGACCAGAGTTACACTGCAGCATGCGCAATGGCCAACCAAGAGCGAACTCTGTGAGCGGGTGCTTACAGAATGCAACAGCTCCAGTCTAGATATATTTAAAAAATCTAACATTTGCATGCACTTCCTGTATACAAAAATTTCCTGTTATTTTTTTAATCATACTTCTATGACAACtttttcccaattataaattcatatTTCCACACTACTGCAGACCGCCTATATAAACTCACAAGTTATAAAGACTTTAGTTTATAATGAGTGCAAGCTGCCCAACTGacacattttgtttttaaaaagcgCCTTCACACCAGACCCAAGGTGATACTACACCTCGTCCAACAGCAGAGGGTGCCAGTGGCTTCAGCCATCGAGCTAAGTTGTCAGAGAGCCAAGCTACTGCTGAGTTATAATGCTTCTTGTGCGTCAATGTGAAATGGAAATCACTTAGCGGCTAATATAATGGCAGCCGAGAACGGGGATCACGGAACTATCACTTCATTGTCTTTGATTATTAATGGGGAAAATTCAGAGCTTTGTTCTTGTAAGTTTACTGCGTCATTATTTGCTTGCTTCAGGAAATTAAATAAGTCAGGGAAATCGCATGGCAGTGTCCATTGTCTATGGTTTGTTGGATGGTTTGGGTGAATGGGCCAAATTATCTTTTCTTATTCCATACTTTATATAACACCATTCCATACTTGATATAATGCAAGATTGTATACAGTTTAACAATTAGCTGTTTCATTCAAAATTCATGTAGTGTGGATAAACCACTTTTTAACTAAATGAAGAACGATGGAAGAGTGGGAAAAAAATGAAAGGCGTCTAGAAGCTACTTGTATGTGCAGCTAAAAGCGTAGGACTTTCATTTTGCGCCTCACAATCCATGAAAAGTCCAACAATACATTCCTTCCATCTTTTAAGGTCGAAATGTGGGGGATTTTTAAGCTTAGAAATAAGAGCCAGTGGCTTGAATTATCTTGCACAGAATTTGTGCAAAACAGGACATGCCCAATATAAGAGAAGGAAGATCCCAGCGTGAGATCTGTATTTCCAACAATGCCAGGACTACCCGACCCATAATGTACAGTCCAGGCGAGTCCCCGTCCTTTCAATTTTAGACTCCTCACTTTGCTCAGTGCCACATGTCATTCTTTGAGTGGCAAGCAGACAATCTGCAATCTGTGAAGAAGCCACTCCATCACCACGCACCAATCAGCTTGGGTTGACTTATACTTTGAGTTTTCCCCCTCCATGCGTAGGAATCTCTACCCTCTGAGAACATAGctgagaaagaaagtcttgcatttgtatagcacctttcacgaccccaggatgtcccaaaatgctttacagtcaacaagggtcccacaaacagcaatgagcagaTGATCAGAAACTCACCGTGTAGAGAATTACAGATGTGATCAATCCCATCACCCTTCACTTTGAGCTGTAGAAGTGTTGGCACAGCAATATACTTCAGTACCACACCATTGCAATTTGAGTCATAAACTTACCCTGTGGCACTTAAGAAAATAACCCTATGAATACTTAATCACACAAAACATTTAAGCTTGATCTCCCACCTAACCA encodes the following:
- the lrrc8c gene encoding volume-regulated anion channel subunit LRRC8C, whose protein sequence is MIPVTEFKQFTDHQPAFRVLKPWWDVFTDYIAIAMLMIGVFGCTLQVMQDKIICLPKRNSAHNSRPIQNQTLLNLSSSEFVTRAPLPLPHPSSGPSDEMKGLKTNLDLQQYSFINQMCYERALHWYAKYFPYLVLIHTLIFMLCSNFWFKFPGSSSKIEHFISILGKCFDSPWTTRALSEVSGENPEEKDNKSCPKTNLVKVAPSVANSESNLVKTQSLRSIPEKIVVEKPTVSALDKKEGEQAKALFEKVKKFRLHVEEGDLLYSMYVRQTIIKVIKFIFIVAYNSILVSKVNFTVDCEVNIQEMTGYCKFSCNHTMAHLFSKLSICYLCFVSVYGLTCLYTLYWLFYRSLKEYSFEYVRQETGIDDIPDVKNDFAFMLHLIDQYDPLYSKRFAVFLSEVSENKLKQLNLNNEWTPDKLRQRLQTSAQNRLELQLFMLSGLPDTVFELTELQSLKLEIINNVTIPATIVQLEDLQELSLYQCSVKIHSAALAFLKENLKVLRVKFDDIRELPHWMYALKSLEELHLQGSLSPDLSKNVTLESLRELKSLKVLYIKSNLTKIPPPIVETSSHLQTLCIQNDGTKLVMLNSLKKMVNLTEVELIHCDLERIPHAVFSLTNLQELDLKENNLKSVEEIISFQHCRKLTCLKMWHNSITYIPEHIKKLSSLERLYFNHNKIEVLPSHLFLCNKLRSLDLGHNDIRFIPPEIGVLQSLQDFSITGNKVESLPDELYFCKKLKTLKIGKNNLSVLSPKIGNLALLTLLELKGNHFEALPPELGACRALKRSGLLVEDTLFDVLPSDVREQMKTE